The Cetobacterium somerae ATCC BAA-474 DNA segment TATGAAATTAAAGAAACATCCCAAGTTAAAGTAGCAGCTAAACCAATTAAATGAATTGGCTCTGATACAGATGTGCATGCATCCATTAAAATAGATGTTTTATAATTTTTAGTTTTTTTGTTTGAAATAGATGTATGAGTAACACAATTTTGTGTCATCATTCCACAAACTAAAAGCTCATCTACATCTAACTTTTCTAGAACTTCATTTAAATTAGTTTTTACAAATCCGTCAGCATATGTTTTTATAACTATAGGAGCATTAGGTGCAGCCTCTAATATTTCAGGAACTATTT contains these protein-coding regions:
- a CDS encoding cysteine hydrolase family protein; the protein is MKKALLIIDLQNDYFPQGKFPLWNTEVTLNNILEAIKICKDKNYQIVHIQHIADPNLGLAPFFIKDSEGVQIVPEILEAAPNAPIVIKTYADGFVKTNLNEVLEKLDVDELLVCGMMTQNCVTHTSISNKKTKNYKTSILMDACTSVSEPIHLIGLAATLTWDVSLIS